Sequence from the Bombus pyrosoma isolate SC7728 linkage group LG3, ASM1482585v1, whole genome shotgun sequence genome:
AAGTGAATTACATTTGCAAAGTATTGAGATATTTTGCAAGTATAAAAAGATCCATTATGATTTATCTACTGTAAtagcattttttatattatacatttcatatCGTACACTAATGCgcaatatttacattttttaatatgaagtGCAttctcgtttattatttcagtCCTATTCAGatgtttatatataacatattttatcataCTTTATCAAAAAGTAATagattatatgtaatatccgAGTAGCTGTCATACATTTTGAATAATAGTGTAAAAATCTACTTGCCTATTGttagcattttttaatacaaaaataagcggtataaaaatttgtatgtattatatatatcccTTGAGTGTAAATTATAAacacgtatattttaaaaagatgtatatttttttataatattgcaaatggtattttaagaaatagtTATTTGAATACAACTGAATCAAGCATAGCTCCCAGGCACTGAACAATGTTCGTAGACATAAGTGTATCCACTTTCTCCTCTAAATGTCGTTTTGGATCTTGTTTACCCACATTTTTTATAGCTAATTGTTCAGGTGtcattttttcttcatcttctaaTGCCTACAAGAATAAATACTCAAGTTAGTATATTTGATGtgagattttaattttggacttaaaaaatgtgcaatattatatattaatacgataccttgttataatttttagcaAGTTCAAGCATTTCagatacaatattttcattaagtTTGCTGTGTTCTGAATATTCAGCAAGTGTAAGACCATCCATCCATGTTTtcttatgtaaatttaatagcaTTTTCTGTTCTAGTTCATTTTTACGATAGTTAATGCTAATGCTATAATAATGGCGATTTAAACCATGAATCAATGCTTGAACTGATGGCTTTTGTAAATGACCTAAATTAGATGTAGTTTGACGGGGTTCTTGTCCTAAAACctgcaattttgcatataataTCAGCGAATATacgtgaatttaattaaaatgaaaatttccatttttaatttgttaattaccATAGTGTTAGGAGTAATTAATCTAAATGCATCGATAACTACTTTTCCTTTCACTGATTGTATAGGATCAATAACAACAGCCACTGCTCTTTCGCTAAGAGCTTCAAATGATTGTTGTGTGTTAATATCTACACCAGAGAGCCAGCATCCAAATCCTGGATGTGAATGATACCATCCTACTACCATCTCTGGCCGACCAGTTTGTTTCAGCATGTCCAACATTTTCGCTTGAAATACTGGGTCAACTGCTTCCACGCTGACTCcctaatataaataacatgataatattaaattaaatgttagaaaaatataatttcaacatgtattttaacaaaatattatacaaaatttggaTTCTTACTGTTCCTGTTTGAGGCATAGCAAATACATCGATAACACGTACAGTGTAATCATCAACAAATTCACCAAGCATTAAACCCATTACTTCCATAGGTACACCAGCCCGTCCATGCTTAAGCATTTTTAAAAGGGCTAATGACGATATGTACACctaacaataataacataacAAAAGTGATACattaacaaatacaaaatatgctATTAACCTGGCATTACACACATGAACTTCTGAAACAAATGTATCTATACGATGTATTTTTATGATCTATAATTTCTTGTCGAGATAATTTAAGAAGCAAGAAgtcataattataaaatatcttatcatgattgaaataaaaattgtcagtAAAATTAGCAATCgaagtaaaaaattgaataattttaaagattgAGTAAATTCTACCTGCTCTGCAGTATCAACAACCGGAGCATCTGACGGTGGAGGTCCTTGGCTAAGGCCTGGCATAGCACCTCCTAGTCTCAATAATCGATCCATGACTctctattttgtattttttcgaACAACTCTAAAaacattgtataataattaatttggaaTTCGAAATATATAAGATTCTAATCATTAAATTGGCTATAAAATCTAACACAAACTGATTATTAACGAGGTTAACTTCTGTTAACAATATATCcaagaagaattatatttatttaggttatacaatattacgtttatttacttacctattatattatatctttgattaaaaatagtaTAGTTTATAAATCATCCGTAGTATTAAGCAAACATTCCTTTTATAAACCAATGCATTGACAACTCTCAAATCTGCACACTCATGAGCGCAGTCTGCTGGAGGAACTAGCATTTATACTTACGTAGTATTGTTAATAGAtgttaatagtaatattttgaGTTCAACAATAATGACTGATGTTCAAACTGAATCTCGTGTTAAATATG
This genomic interval carries:
- the LOC122565617 gene encoding 26S proteasome non-ATPase regulatory subunit 14; translated protein: MDRLLRLGGAMPGLSQGPPPSDAPVVDTAEQVYISSLALLKMLKHGRAGVPMEVMGLMLGEFVDDYTVRVIDVFAMPQTGTGVSVEAVDPVFQAKMLDMLKQTGRPEMVVGWYHSHPGFGCWLSGVDINTQQSFEALSERAVAVVIDPIQSVKGKVVIDAFRLITPNTMVLGQEPRQTTSNLGHLQKPSVQALIHGLNRHYYSISINYRKNELEQKMLLNLHKKTWMDGLTLAEYSEHSKLNENIVSEMLELAKNYNKALEDEEKMTPEQLAIKNVGKQDPKRHLEEKVDTLMSTNIVQCLGAMLDSVVFK